TCGATTAAATGACGGCGTATTCTGCTCAGGGTGAAAAACATCGATATTGAGGCTAATAGCAGAAATTCCTTCTTCCTTCAGTGGCTCCACCACAGACCAGATCTGTTGGGCTAATTGTTCTTTATTGTTTTCTGTTAGATCCATGAATTTAACTGTATTTATATAGATGCTAATATAAGACTCTGGATTCTTGGCTAACTCCTTTAGATCCATTCGGGCCACTCTCGGATTGATCCCATCAACCCATATTTCCGAATGAGAAAAAGAAGCTTCTTCTAGGTCACTCCCAATCTTCTTACGGTACTTTTCACCATACTGATACTTCATAAATTCGTTGACAAACGTATCGGATATGGGGGCCTTCAAGGACTTCTTCCCTGAAACCGTTACCTGAAAGGAAAACATGGGGTATTCACTTAATTTAGCCTGAGCCGAAAAGGTTCCGTCCATATCTCCTGCATTCCACGAATAGGTTACAGGATAGACTTCTGCGCTAGTTCCATATTTCTCCTCTAATGACCTCTGCAAATAAGCCTGAACCTCTCTTTTCTCCGATGGCAGTCGATCATATAAACTGAAGTAAGTTTGAAACGGGAAGACATAAAAAGGAATTAACCCAATCAAAAAGGTGAAAATGAAGGATTTGTTTGCAGATCCTTGACTGACAAACTCTGGTTTCACCTCTTCCTTATTAATCTGATCTGCACGAATCAAGACTTTAACAATCGCATAAATCCAAAAAATAAGTGCGGGTAAACCTAAAAAACCAAGCGACATCATCGCCACTAATAATAGAAAGGAATGAATCGTAATATACAACAATCCAACGCCCATTTCTCCCAAATAACCATGACCAAGCCCGGGATATACGAGCGTGAGTCCCATTGCCAGCCAAGGGTTTCTTTTCTTTTTCATCCTTTTCACTCCTACTGAATTCAAACTGCTGATGCTAGATTGATTTTACACTTCAATAGGGAATGAAAATAGTACCAATCTAAAATAGTACCTCAAGTAAAAAACTCCCCAAAAGGGAATCGTAAGAAATTCTTTTTACAGACAGAGCAACACCAAAAAAAATCGTTTACATATAGTAATAGTACCTTAGTTGGAACCCAAATTAAATAAGGGACTGAATGGGCTTTCAGTCCCTCAAATCTACTTTCTAGATTGATCGCTTCGGCTCTTTACCAACATCTTTAACCCACCTTTGATTCTCAAAGATACCGAAGGCTCAGCTTGAATCGGAGCCTGTGCCGGAGCTAGCACTAGCCTATATCTCTGAGCCAGAAGCACCATGATCAAAGTAGCCTCCATACTAGCAAATTGGTTTCCGATACACGATCTTGAACCCGCTCCGAATGGAAGATAAGCATACCTTGGGATGCTTTTTACAGCCTCAGGTGCAAACCGTTCAGGCATAAATTTCTCTGGTTGATCAAAATATTGAGGATTCCGATGAAGACTATAAGGAGAAATCATAAAAATAGAGTTACGAGTAAAGGGTTCTCCTAAAATTTCCACGTCTTCATTCGCTTCCCGTAGGATCATCCAAGCAGGTGGATACAAACGTAGGGACTCTTGCCAAATCTGCTGCGTATAAGAAAGCTTCGTTAAATCTTCGTATGTCGGAGGGCGATCTCCCAGAACACAGTCCAGTTCCTCTCTCCATTTTACTTCCACCTCAGGGTGTTGGGATAATAAGTACCATGTCCAGCTTAGCGCATTCGCGGTTGTTTCATGGCCTGCGATGAGCATCGTAATGATCTGATCAATAAGCTCTTGTTCCTCGACCCCATCTTCCTCCAGCAGATGCCGTAATAAAGTAGGAGAGTCTCGCTTCTCTTGTTGTTGGACAAACCCCTTCGCGGTTTGATGTAACACCCCCATGGACTGGGTGTGCCGTAGATTCCCCCGAGTCGGAATGAACTTGGGCAAAGGGATGGGTGAATACATCCGCTTGGCCGTATATTGGATCGTCTCCTCAACAGCTCTTGCAACTCTCTCCGCATCCTCTTTTAATTTTGCCCCAAATAATGTTTGCATGATGACCGTAAGCGTCAGCATCATAAAATCACGATGCACCCATCGTTCCTCTCCATCTTGCCACTCATCAAATGCTCGCGTGGCTTGCTCTATCACGATCGGAGCGTACTCCTGAATTCTCTGCTTGTGAAAAGCCGGAAGCATAGACTGCCGCTGATGGTCATGCTTTTTTCCTTCCGTGGTCAAAATCCCCTGACCTACTGTTTCTCTTAGAATTCGACTTGATCTACCTTTTCGAAACGATTGTTCTTTAGAGATTAGCACCTCTCGAATCGCTTCCGGGTGATTCAAAATATAAGAAGGCGTCCTCTTGCTAGACCGTACAGAAACGATATCACCTAAGTGCAGAACACTCGTCATGAATCCGAGAGAATCACGTTGAAAGTGAAGGAAATTCTTCAGTCGTGCCCCTTCTATTTCCACTACCTTACTCAAGTATACTCCCCTCCACAAAGCTAATTGTAATTCCATTATAACCAAAAATCGTCCAAGCAAGTTTACATCATCATACTTTTCCTTAGTTTAGGAAGATACGTCCAAGAAATCAACGAACGAGATAAACTAAATAAAACGAAGGAACACCATAATCCATGATTATCCCAAATGGGAACTAGAAGCCAAGTGGAAACTAGGAAAATGAGCATAGATAAGATCATAGTATTTCGTACAGGTCTTGCATTCGTTGCCCCTGAGCAAATGCCCTCGAACTGCAATCCCCAGAATACAGCAAAGGGAAAGAGCAACAGCCAGATTACATATTCCGATGCCACAGCCTTCACTTCTCCAATGCCCGTAAACAAGCTTATGATCCATCCTTCTGCAAGCAATAATCCTACGACTAGAAGAACCGATGCGAGAATAGACCATAATACCGTAACCCGGATGGTGGCTTCGAACAAAGCTTGATTTTTACTGCCGACCGACCGCCCAATAAGAATGGACGAGGCATTTGCGAATCCTCCAAAGAAATAAGCCAAGATGAACTGCAGCTGCATCAGGATGGCATTGGCAGCCAGTGTGACCTCACCTAACTTTGAACCATAAGCCGTAAAGGCACCAAAAACGGTGAGTAGACAAAGGGTTCGGATAAAGAGATCTCGGTTCACTTTAAACATTTTTAAAAAGGAACGGGAATCCCAAAAATGAGACCAACTCCACTGGCTCCAATCGATTTTTCGACTTGCCATTAAGAGAAGAAGACCCACTACAATCGCACTGACCTCAGAAATAACGGTAGCCAAGGCAACTCCCGGAACTCCCCATTGGAGAACAAGAACAAAATACAAATCTAGGCCTATGTTCAATAAGTTCATGAAGATCTGCAGAAATAAGGCCAGCTTTACCTTCGAAATGCCAATTAGCCATCCTAATATTACGTAGTTTGCGAGGGCAAAAGGTGCACCCCAAATGCGTATATCAAAATAACTGGCAGCCTGAGCTTCCACCACCGGGCTTGATTCCATGAGAAGAAGAGAAATATACTTTATTGGAACTTGTAGACCTATAAACAGCCCCCCCATAAGTAGCGCGATGCCTAAAGGTCTAAGCAAGAACATGAGCAAGTCCTGGACATCCCCTGCCCCTTGGGCTTGAGCCGTGAACCCCGATGTACTCACGCGTAAAAAACCAAGGACCCAGTATAAATAGTTAAAGATAAGTGCACCGATCGCCACTCCACCAATATAAGCAGGATGCGGTAGTTGACCGACAACAGCGGTGTCCACCGCGCCTAAAAACGGAGTGGATAACCCGGATAAGATCAGTGGGAGAGAAAGCTTCAAAAATTGCCCGTGTGTAAGCGGCTGTGTGGTTGAGAGTGAAGTTGTTGAGACGGTATTCATAATCCCTCCAATAATAACCGTAATTATTACGAATTATATTATCTACCATATGCGCTAAAGGGTCAAGTTATCTACCTAAAATCAAGATGCGGCCGATAATTCTACTCATCTGATCCCCACACTTTTATATAATTCATTCTCTTATGATTTCAATATATTATTGAGATTGATTTTCATTATAGATGGATGATGTGTAGGCTCCTACTCCCACGGCTTATGGAAGTTAAACTAGAAAGAAAAGACCTCAAGAAACGAGGTCTTTTTTTGATTTTGCAACCGTAAACTTGGTTTCTTCATACTAAATACAGATCAACTTGGCCAACCTATATCATGGAGGTGATATCCATGGCAAGAGACGTAAAATGCGAAGTTAACAGTTGTATTCACTGGGCTGCAGGAAACGAATGTAAAGCTTCGTCCATCTATGTTGTAAGTCGTATGAATAATAACCAAGCGTCTACATCGACAGAGACAGATTGCAAAACCTTTGAACCAAAGATCTAAGGGGAAGGACAACTCTTACTGAGTTGTCCCTTTTAATATTATTAACCAAAAATGATAATTATTATCACAATAAAATACTTTTTGCTTTAAAAATTGGGTAGTACTCTACGCCCATACTGTGTTACACCGCTTAGCGCGTATTTTTAAACCTCCTTACGTATTTCCTCCTGCTTTCCTACACTCTTCCAGCCTAGCAAATCTTTAACTTTTGCCTTTCTCGATAAAGCGATACAAGCGCCGACAATCAGCACTCCACCCACTACCGTTAGTAGATCCGGTACTTCTGCGAAAAGCAAATAGCCCCACATCGCGTTAAACGCAATACCAATATAGCGTGTGACTTCAACGACAATCGCATTTTCATGGGTAAAAGCCTTTGTCAAGAAGATCAAACCGAGAAGGGACACGACCCCTATTAATATTAAATAAAACAGTTCAAGCAGATTGGGCATCACAAAATCATTCCACATGAGTGGAACAGAGATCACCGTTGCGATAGCGAGGAAATAAAAAATGATCTCATAGCTATGATGCTTCTTCGTTAGGTGACGAATGGAAATAGCCGCCCCAGCTGCGAACAAGGCACTTAATATACCTACAAAGGCGTCCATGGTATAGCTCTCAAACTGATATGGCTTAAGCAGCAACGTAGCCCCCGCGAAGGCTATGAACAGGAAGAACATGGCGTCCGATGAAATCTTGTCCTTCAGGAAGATCGCAGACAAGAGAATCACGAATATCGGTGATAAATGCACTAGTATAACGGCATCCGTTAATGGAATCATGGCAATGGTGTAAAAGTAAGCCGTTAAATAAAGCGCTCCTAGGACCCCTCGTAATACAAGCAAGGGAATTCCAGTAGTAGAAAATGAAATTTTACTATACTTCATCATAAAGAAGATAATGACCGCTCCAATAATGCTCCGAAAAAAAGCAATTTCCGCAGGCGGAATTGCAAAGCTGGCTGCTTTTACCAAGACATTGACGATACTAAAAACAAGAGAAGAGAAAATTGCTAGAATAACACCATTCTTCATAAGTACCTCGTATGATTTTAATTAACATTAACTCACCACTGCAACTAGCCTTCGTGTATACTCATGTCTTTCTTCGCTGAGAATGTCTCGACTGGGAAACTCATCGACAATCTGTCCATCTTTCATCACAATGATCCGATCACTCATGTACCGAACAGCAGCTATATCGTGTGAAATAAAGAGGCAAGCCATACCAAGATCTGTTTTCATTTTCTTCAATAATTGAAGAATTTGGGCTTGGACGGATACATCTAAACTAGATGTCGGCTCATCGCAAATTAATAGCTTCGGCATCAAACTAATCCCGCGTGCGATCGCTACACGCTGACGCTGCCCCCCACTCAATTCATGGGGATAGCGATCGAGGTGCTCAGCTCTTAGACCTACCATCTCTAGCAGCCTGACAGCCGTATCCCTTCTAGAGTGGCGCACGTCTTCTAAAAAAGGAGGGGTCACTTCAGGAAAATTGTCGAGCGCCTCCATCACGGACAGCCAAATGGGCAAGCGCTGATTCAAGGAAGAAGTAGGGTCTTGGAATACGACTTGAACATGCTTACGTACATCCCGCAATGCTCTTCCCTTTACCTTTAGAATGGAAGTTCCACTTACTCGTACATCTCCATGATCTGGTTGCTCCAAAGCAAGCAAGATTCTTCCTAGCGTACTCTTTCCGCTTCCGCTTTCACCGACTACACCTAGACATTCTCCTTCTTCAATATGAATAGACACATCTTGAAGGGCTGACACCGGTATCCCCGATTTTTTATAGGTTTTACTTAGTTTATCGGCACTTACTATTACTCTCACGCTAGTCGGCCCCCCGTTCCCGCTAACTCTTCCTCGAGCAGCAATTGGGCATGAATTTCTGTCAAGAGAGGTCTAGATTTAAGCAGCGTTTGTGTGTAGGGATGTGTGGCTTGGTTGCGTATCACCGTTGCCGTGCCGGATTCTACAACTCTACCCTCTTTCATAACCGCAATCGTATCTGCGCGCTTCAACACTTGGCGCAGATCATGGGAGATCATGAGTACAGCACAACCTGTTTCTTTTTGCAATTCATCCAACAAATCGAGAACCGTCTCACTCGTTAGAACATCGAGAGCTGTTGTAGCTTCGTCAGCGATTAACAGAGTAGGTCTCAACATCAAAGCCGCTGCAATAGCAGCTCTCTGCCTTTGCCCCCCGCTTAATTGAAATGGGTAACTGTTAAACACCCTCTCAGCTGGCAAACCTACTCTTTCCAGCCAATCTAAGGCTTGATTCTTCGCTTCCTTGGCAGAAACATTCCGATGCGTTCGGATGGTCTCTAAAAACTGCTTCCCTATCTTGATAAAGGGGGTAAAGCTCCCTTGATAGTCTTGAAACACGAAACCAATCTGCTTTCCTCGCAATTGTCTTCTCATTTTATCCGTCTGAGCTAGAATATTCTCACCCTGAAACACAATGTGCCCGCCACTAACCTGTAGAGAATTGCCTAAGAGCCCTAGTATCGCGCTAGCTGTTAGACTTTTCCCACTACCGCTCTCTCCTACCAATGCTAGTGTCTCACCCGGTTGAATAGAAAAGTTTACATCATGAACTAGCATTTGATGATGCTTCCCCTGCTGCAGGCAAATACTCAAGTTCTTTAATTCCAAAATTGGAGCACCAAACGGTACAATCTGTGTCATCTCATACCTCCTGAGAAAAAGCTTCTATCTACTGCGGACATCTAGATAATCTCGCAGTCCATCGCCAATTAGGTTGCAGGAAATGACAACAAGCATAATCGCCACTCCTGGATAAATCATCAGTTCCGGTATCGTCTGAAAATAAGGTCGACCGTCATTGAGCATAGCCCCCCATTCCGGCGTCGGCGGCTGCGCACCTAAACCCAGATAGGATAAGGAGGATATAATGAGAATGATTTTACCAATATCGAGAGCTGCTAAAACCGCTACTGGAGAGATGATCTGTGGAAACAGGTGTCTCCATAGTATCTTCGCCGTTCCTGTACCCGCGACTCTCGCAGCTAGTACATACTCTTTTTCGCGTTCGGATAAAACAATGCCTCGAACCACACGAGCATAACCAATCCACTTAATCATCACAATAGAAAATACCATATTCGTCAGACTAGGACCGAGGAAACCAGACACAGCAATCACCCAGATAAACTCAGGCAACGCCGCAAGACCATCGACAAATCGCATGAGCAG
The genomic region above belongs to Ammoniphilus sp. CFH 90114 and contains:
- a CDS encoding cytochrome P450; translated protein: MSKVVEIEGARLKNFLHFQRDSLGFMTSVLHLGDIVSVRSSKRTPSYILNHPEAIREVLISKEQSFRKGRSSRILRETVGQGILTTEGKKHDHQRQSMLPAFHKQRIQEYAPIVIEQATRAFDEWQDGEERWVHRDFMMLTLTVIMQTLFGAKLKEDAERVARAVEETIQYTAKRMYSPIPLPKFIPTRGNLRHTQSMGVLHQTAKGFVQQQEKRDSPTLLRHLLEEDGVEEQELIDQIITMLIAGHETTANALSWTWYLLSQHPEVEVKWREELDCVLGDRPPTYEDLTKLSYTQQIWQESLRLYPPAWMILREANEDVEILGEPFTRNSIFMISPYSLHRNPQYFDQPEKFMPERFAPEAVKSIPRYAYLPFGAGSRSCIGNQFASMEATLIMVLLAQRYRLVLAPAQAPIQAEPSVSLRIKGGLKMLVKSRSDQSRK
- a CDS encoding MATE family efflux transporter, whose protein sequence is MNTVSTTSLSTTQPLTHGQFLKLSLPLILSGLSTPFLGAVDTAVVGQLPHPAYIGGVAIGALIFNYLYWVLGFLRVSTSGFTAQAQGAGDVQDLLMFLLRPLGIALLMGGLFIGLQVPIKYISLLLMESSPVVEAQAASYFDIRIWGAPFALANYVILGWLIGISKVKLALFLQIFMNLLNIGLDLYFVLVLQWGVPGVALATVISEVSAIVVGLLLLMASRKIDWSQWSWSHFWDSRSFLKMFKVNRDLFIRTLCLLTVFGAFTAYGSKLGEVTLAANAILMQLQFILAYFFGGFANASSILIGRSVGSKNQALFEATIRVTVLWSILASVLLVVGLLLAEGWIISLFTGIGEVKAVASEYVIWLLLFPFAVFWGLQFEGICSGATNARPVRNTMILSMLIFLVSTWLLVPIWDNHGLWCSFVLFSLSRSLISWTYLPKLRKSMMM
- a CDS encoding DUF1540 domain-containing protein; translated protein: MARDVKCEVNSCIHWAAGNECKASSIYVVSRMNNNQASTSTETDCKTFEPKI
- a CDS encoding DMT family transporter — protein: MKNGVILAIFSSLVFSIVNVLVKAASFAIPPAEIAFFRSIIGAVIIFFMMKYSKISFSTTGIPLLVLRGVLGALYLTAYFYTIAMIPLTDAVILVHLSPIFVILLSAIFLKDKISSDAMFFLFIAFAGATLLLKPYQFESYTMDAFVGILSALFAAGAAISIRHLTKKHHSYEIIFYFLAIATVISVPLMWNDFVMPNLLELFYLILIGVVSLLGLIFLTKAFTHENAIVVEVTRYIGIAFNAMWGYLLFAEVPDLLTVVGGVLIVGACIALSRKAKVKDLLGWKSVGKQEEIRKEV
- a CDS encoding ABC transporter ATP-binding protein, with amino-acid sequence MRVIVSADKLSKTYKKSGIPVSALQDVSIHIEEGECLGVVGESGSGKSTLGRILLALEQPDHGDVRVSGTSILKVKGRALRDVRKHVQVVFQDPTSSLNQRLPIWLSVMEALDNFPEVTPPFLEDVRHSRRDTAVRLLEMVGLRAEHLDRYPHELSGGQRQRVAIARGISLMPKLLICDEPTSSLDVSVQAQILQLLKKMKTDLGMACLFISHDIAAVRYMSDRIIVMKDGQIVDEFPSRDILSEERHEYTRRLVAVVS
- a CDS encoding ABC transporter ATP-binding protein, giving the protein MTQIVPFGAPILELKNLSICLQQGKHHQMLVHDVNFSIQPGETLALVGESGSGKSLTASAILGLLGNSLQVSGGHIVFQGENILAQTDKMRRQLRGKQIGFVFQDYQGSFTPFIKIGKQFLETIRTHRNVSAKEAKNQALDWLERVGLPAERVFNSYPFQLSGGQRQRAAIAAALMLRPTLLIADEATTALDVLTSETVLDLLDELQKETGCAVLMISHDLRQVLKRADTIAVMKEGRVVESGTATVIRNQATHPYTQTLLKSRPLLTEIHAQLLLEEELAGTGGRLA
- the nikC gene encoding nickel transporter permease; this encodes MSVVVIRRKKWSTLLQFPSMMMGICLMAVILMLTWIGPYLLPNDPLTVQMSERLQPSSWQYPLGTDHMGRCILSRLLAGAHITLGVSALVIFTVMMIGIPLGLLSGYVGGRLDALLMRFVDGLAALPEFIWVIAVSGFLGPSLTNMVFSIVMIKWIGYARVVRGIVLSEREKEYVLAARVAGTGTAKILWRHLFPQIISPVAVLAALDIGKIILIISSLSYLGLGAQPPTPEWGAMLNDGRPYFQTIPELMIYPGVAIMLVVISCNLIGDGLRDYLDVRSR